Proteins found in one Pseudomonas mosselii genomic segment:
- a CDS encoding NAD(P)/FAD-dependent oxidoreductase: MHCQTIVLGAGIVGVSTALHLQARGRQVLLVDRDEPGSGTSHGNAGLIERSSVIPYAFPRQWSALLRYGLNRQPDVRYSLTHLPKVAPWLLSYWRQSAPGQLAKAAADMLPLVQRSVEEHDALIEAAGLQGLVQAKGWIEVYRDAALFEQAKGDLKGLARYGLQYEILEREQLQAREQQLDGGVIGGIHWLDPKTVSNPGGLTRGYAALFVQRGGQFLHGDARSLRQVENGWQLDTRRGSVTADDVVACLGPQSADLYQRLGYRFPLGIKRGYHMHYATRDGAELGHSICDTQGGYVLAPMARGVRLTTGIEFAASDAAANEIQLRRCEALARQLFPALGERLDDKPWLGRRPCLPDMRPVIGPAPLHKHLWFNFGHAHHGLTLGPVSGRLLAELMTGERPFTDPAPYSAARFD; encoded by the coding sequence ATGCATTGCCAGACCATCGTCCTGGGCGCCGGCATCGTCGGCGTCAGCACCGCCCTGCACCTGCAGGCCCGCGGACGCCAGGTGCTCCTCGTCGACCGTGACGAACCGGGCAGCGGCACCAGCCATGGCAACGCCGGGCTGATCGAGCGCTCCAGCGTGATCCCCTACGCCTTCCCGCGCCAGTGGAGTGCCTTGCTGCGCTACGGCCTGAACCGCCAGCCCGATGTGCGCTACAGCCTGACCCACCTGCCCAAGGTCGCGCCCTGGCTGCTCAGCTACTGGCGCCAGTCCGCGCCTGGGCAACTGGCCAAGGCCGCCGCCGACATGCTGCCGCTGGTGCAACGCAGCGTCGAGGAACACGATGCGCTGATCGAGGCCGCCGGCCTGCAAGGACTGGTACAGGCCAAGGGCTGGATCGAGGTGTACCGTGATGCCGCGCTGTTCGAACAGGCCAAAGGCGATCTGAAGGGGTTGGCCCGTTACGGCCTGCAGTACGAGATCCTCGAACGCGAACAACTGCAGGCCCGCGAGCAGCAGCTGGACGGTGGCGTGATCGGCGGCATCCACTGGCTCGACCCGAAGACGGTGAGCAACCCGGGAGGCCTGACCCGTGGCTACGCCGCGCTGTTCGTCCAGCGCGGCGGGCAGTTCCTCCATGGCGACGCGCGCAGCCTGCGCCAGGTCGAGAACGGCTGGCAGTTGGACACGCGTCGCGGCAGCGTGACCGCCGACGACGTGGTGGCCTGTCTCGGCCCGCAGTCGGCCGACCTCTACCAGCGGCTGGGCTACCGCTTTCCACTTGGCATCAAGCGCGGCTACCACATGCATTACGCCACCCGCGACGGCGCCGAGCTGGGTCATTCGATCTGCGACACCCAGGGCGGTTACGTCCTGGCGCCGATGGCCCGTGGCGTGCGCCTGACCACCGGCATCGAATTCGCGGCGAGCGACGCCGCCGCCAACGAGATCCAGCTACGCCGCTGCGAGGCCCTGGCACGCCAGCTGTTCCCGGCCCTGGGTGAGCGCCTGGACGACAAGCCCTGGCTGGGCCGCCGCCCCTGCCTGCCGGACATGCGCCCGGTGATCGGCCCGGCGCCCCTGCACAAGCACCTGTGGTTCAACTTCGGCCATGCCCACCACGGCCTGACCCTGGGGCCGGTCAGCGGCCGCCTGCTGGCGGAACTGATGACCGGCGAACGCCCCTTCACCGACCCTGCGCCCTACAGCGCCGCACGTTTCGACTGA